The genomic segment GCAATTCACTGTTGCTTGAACTCATGTCTAAGGTTCTTGGAAGGCAGCTCAGTCCCTTTAAGTTTTTCCTTCCCCAAAGGGTCATTTGATCCCACAGATGACAAGGTGACCAGAGGGCATCCTCTGCTTGAAGACCAGCCCataaccaggaagcaggaagttCAATCTCTGGAGGAAGGAGGAGTGCAGGTACCGCAAATCAGGGGCCAGAGGACTAGTGGAAGACAATCGGGCCTGGAGGCAGTGCTTATTTCCCTGTAACACAAGTCCAGAAAGCCCACCAAGGGCTGTGTTAAGCTCGGACAATGTTTTATGCAGTTAGCATGTGAGACTTTAAATGTATGTCAAAGGTTTTACCACGGATATTTTCCAATATATGCAAAAGTAAGAAGACTCCTATAACCCCCATGTGCTTAAGCCTACTTCaacaattttcaatattttgccCATTCTATTTTTGCCTATCCctgaattttgtgtgtgtgtatacatatttgcAAGCAAATCTCAGACATCTTGAAGCAGGCAGAGATTGAACAAGAGGGACTCCATTTTGGAATGAGCCTCCATCTTCCAACATGTTCCTAAATTGAAAACACATTCTTAGAATAGCACCTGTTCAAGCACAAGTTTCAGGTCACTTGACCTGTGACAGCAAATAGCACTTGATCAAGCACAAGTTTTAGGTTAATTTGACCTGTGatgatttattattaatattctgtTTTCTGAAAGCCTCTGCTCTAGGGCATCAAATAAATCTTTTGACTAACAGGCTGTGAAATTAGAAACTGACGTGTGTTAAACGTCAAAGTAGTGCCTCATCTAGAGACATAACAGGCATGAAATCAATAAGAAAGATCAATCATCGCCATACCTTGGCACCCCTGGACCTCCAAACACTGTCATTATTAAAAACCCTCCATCTCCTTTCCATTAAGCCTGACTTCTATCTGTGGGCTCCCTTGTACGAGCTCTCTCTAATAAATTTTGCCTGCTTTTTCCTTTGCAGTTCAGTGTTCATTTCTTTAACACTGACACTCAAGAACCTGGTCTTTGCGGGGTGGGGAGAGTGTCTGGTAACACTCGCACCTGTAAATTAAATGGTACTAATTAAATGAACTTTTGAAATATATGTTTGAAATATAACAAACAGATGGTAGTTCCTACTTCAGCCATACCAGCTAGAGCTCTGACCAAGGAGGCTGAGACCCACCGGTATATTCCTTACCCTTTGGGGAAGGAAAAACTTAAAGGGACTGAGCTGGTCATCTGCACCCTACTTGGAGAATGGGTTGAGACCCACCGGTATATTCCCACAATGGAGAGAACTCAGGAGCAGGCCACTGACGATGGTGCTAGAGCGGGAAACTGGGAGAAGCTGGCCCTTGTGGCTGCCTGGTATGTTAAGGAGAGGGCTGGTTCCTGGGAGGGGACAAAGGACCCTCCACTCCCTGCCGGCAGAAGAATCTGGGCGGTCCCCCCGCGTACTTCAGAAGCGCAGGCTTGGGGAGAGCTACAGCCCAGGGATGCGGCCTGGTCCCGGGACGTGTAGGCTGCGGTAACTTGGATGGGGGTCCTCGACGGGACGGGGTACCGGCGTCTGGGGTGACGTTGTAAGAGGAAGGGGCTTGCTCCCAAGTCCGGCTGGACAACCCGGGGCCAAAGTCAGGCAGGAGAGTCTGGCACAGCGCCCACgcccagggctgggagcaggAAGTCGTCTCCCGCGGGCTTGTCCCTGGGCGCAACGCTGCAGGTGCCAAGCACAGTGGCCTGAGCAGGCAGCCAGTGCAGAGGTGAGCGAGGGGTCGCCTTCGTGGTCCGGGAACACCTGCCCGGGGCCGGAGCGTGCAGCTGGACCCGGCGTGGGGAGGCGGTTTTCTGAAATGCTGAGGGTGCCCGAGATAGGGGGTGTGTTTGCGCTGAGGATTGGTGGCCACCAGTAGGGTCTCTAGTAGGATGACCGGGCGGACAAATTGAGGTCCGGAAGGGGTTATGTGGCCTCCGGCCTCTGGGAGCGCTGCTAGTGGTCTTGGGCTTGGGAGGAGGATGCGGGCGGCGATagcggggtggggagagggaaaggggagaagggagCTGTTTTGGAAGAGTAAGCTGGGACGCGGGGCTGGTGATGGGGTCCCCAGACGCAGGGGAACGCGGTGCGGTCCGGCCGGAAATAGGGAGGAGGGGTGGACCTGTGGAAGAGCCGAGTCGGGGGGAGTCCAGAGGAGACGCAACTGGGGAGAGGAAGGCTTGAGCACCCACAGGAACCTTCTGCAGCTGCCGAGATCCCCCCACCATCAGCGGGCAAGGAGCGCACAAGGTCTAGGAAACTCCCGGGATCCCACGCAAGCCTGACCCCAAAAGGCCGTTTCTCCGGGGCTGTGTCTTTAAGGGTGACGCCGGACGTACGGGCTCTTTGAGGATGACGGGGGCGTGTCAGGAAATGAGTCGTAGGCCCGCCTCGCCCTGGGGAATCCGTGTCAGCTGTCCGGAGGCTCCGAAGCTGAGCAAGAGCTGACGCCGGGGAAGGTCACGCCCTGTGGGCTTGCGCCCGCCCGGCCTGGTCCCGCGTCCTTCAAACCCCCGCCCTGATCACCTCTGACCTCCCTAGCACCCTCTTTCCAGGCCCTCTTTCCAGGCTGCTCTCTCTCCCTTCAGCTCCCTGCATGTCTCCCCTCTCCCTTCAAAACCCATTCTTCCTTTGGATCCCTTGCCTCCCTTTCTGTGCACCCGTTCCCCACGCTGTCCCCTGACCTTTTCTAGTACCTTCCTCCTGCATTCGTCTCTCCTCCTTCCCTACCAGACCCAAGACCCATTTCCCCTGACAGGTTATCTCTGTCCAGCCTTAGCTTATTCCTCAACCCCCTCAGGGTGGGAACAGGTTATAGGGCTCACCCCAAAGCAGAACCTCTCCACCAAGAGGACAGTGTGTAGGCCGCTACCCccaactaccaccaccaccaccactaccatgtGACAGTTGAAAGCTGTGGCTTGCAGAAAGCAGAAGTAAGCTCACTACTCCATACTCCAGGAAATCAGTTCTGGCTGTAGGGTGACCCAGCTCCTTTGCTACTATGAACAGGGCCCCTCTGAAGCGCTCCAGGATCCTGCACATGGCACTGATGGGGACTTCTGATCCCTCtggagaggcagaggccagcaagGAGAAACCCTTTCTGCTGCAGGCATTGCAGATCACACTGGTGGTCTCACTCTACTGGGTCACCTCCATCTCCATGGTGTTCCTTAACAAGTACCTGCTGGACAGCCCCTCCCTACAGCTGGACACCCCCATCTTCATCACCTTCTACCAGTGCCTGGTGACCACAGTGCTGTGCAAGGGCCTCAGCATCCTGGCGTCCTGCTGCCCTGGGGCCGTGGACTTCCCCACCCTGCGCCTGGACCTCAGGGTGGCCTGCAGCATCCTGCCCCTGTCAGTTGTCTTCATTGGCATGATCACCTTCAATAACCTGTGCCTCAAGTATGTGGGGGTGGCCTTCTACAACGTGGGCCGCTCGCTCACCACCGTCTTCAATGTGCTGCTGTCCTACATGCTGCTCAAGCAGACCACCTCCCTCTATGCCCTGCTTACCTGTGGCTTCATCATTGGTGAGTGGCTGGCTGGGGCTACAGGGGAGGGAATGTATGGGGACCAAAACCCTAAAAAACATCCCTGCTAAGCATTTTTGGTCTCTATCTGACCCAGCTCTCTTGCTGAAAATGGTCAGATgaggaggagcctggggagagAACAAGTAACTTTCTTAAAGTCACCCAGCAAGTTGGGGGCCCAGCCAGGGCCCCTCATAACAAAATGGGATTATAATCTATATTTCACAGAGggaaaaccaaggcacagagaagatCAGTAATTtgtcaaaggtcacacagctaataaatgtcAGAGCTGGGATCTGATCTCAAGCAATCTCACTTGAAATCATAAACTGGCTCCATAAGTTTGATACACTCTTTTGGCTCTATAAACTTGATGTAGTCTATTGCTTCTCAAGAGCTCAGCTGTCCTGACTCTAGTATTCTTCCTACAGATGCAGTGCATCTTTTAGTAAATAAACCATTATCCCTTGACCTGGCAGACTCACAGTAATGTCTGAGACAGTGGCAAGAGATGTTTTGAGAGGTCTTAGCTCGACCAGACTTgacctcagaaaataaaaattattgatgGGGACATTATGCAAATCATTCACATATAACAGCTCCTTTGTATCCCAGAGATCCCTGGGTGGTAGCATCACCATGATCGACTCCatacaaacaaggaaactgaggctcagagaggttaagttacttgTTCAGGGCCACATAGCTAGGAGGTAGCAGGGCTGGGATGCTAACCCAGATTGACCAGACCCCTGGGCTTATGCTCCAACCATTCTGCTCTGTTCTTGTCTCCTGGAGACTGGATCTGCACTATCCAAAATGGTAGCCACTGACCACATGTGTGTCTCTCAgtttaaattaattcaaattcaatgccatttttaaaactcagttcCCCAGTTGCAGGTTATGTACCCTGATTCtatagccacatttcaagtgctcagtagctacATGGGGCctgtggctactgtattggagcACAgattatagaacatttccattaccccAAAATGTTTGATTGTGACATGCTGGGTGAAAGTGCTCCCAGCATCCCACTCCCTCAGAGTCCTCCTGGGGCTGGCATCCAGGAATGTCATCTTTCTTTGAAGCTGTTCAGGTTTTTGTGGTGCTGTAAAGTTCGGTCTTGGTTGACCTACATATTCTTTACTGATGTCTCAGAGTCTCAGGCCAAGTTGCACTGGTTGTCGGGGAGGAGCCCATCCCAGGCCACCTGTCCTAGAAAATGTTCTCCTCATGGAGAAGCTGCTCCATCTAAGGCTGTTAAGTCTAAGGCCCAGAtgagagaggggagaaaggtgGAAGTTAGCATAGGAGGAGCTGCTAAGACCCCTGACAGGGCTCTCCACTTCAGTCCTGCTGACCCTGTCAGGAGCACAGAGATGAGGGGCCCTTGCTGGGAGAATTTGTATGCAGAAAATAAAGTCACTAGGGAAACTAGGCCCAAGTCACAAGGTAATCCAAATAGCTGGTGATGAGAGAGCTTCTGAGGAAATGCATTCACTGGCTGGCCTACAGGGCAGGGGCCAGAGAGGCGGGTGCTCTCTGATGGCCCAGGACCTGGCCCGTCTCTGCActgtctccccttcctccctccttgtgGGGGAAGCTGGGTCTCAGGTGACTCCCAGGTTGCACAGTACCTTTCAAAGCTCCTTCTGGCTGAGAGTCCCTCTGGGGTCTGGACCCTTGCAGTGGCAGTCCCTTCTGCAATCAGAAGGCAACCAGCAGGAAGGCTGAGGGTGCTCTGGCTAAGCCCCCCATGCCCTCAGAGCTGGGCTGTGAGTATGTGCCTGTGGCTCAGGAGGTGGCTTGGCTTCTGTAGTCCTCTCCACCACGTGCAGAGCAAGctccattcatgcattcattcattcatacattccaTAGATACTAACAGATGGCCAAGCATGTGCCAGAGACTGTGCCAATCTTTGGTAATACAAATTTGGAATAGGTAGACCCATTTCCTGTGCTCCTAGAGGCATGGTGATTATGCGTGGCAGTAACTGAGTTATGCTGGAGGGGTGAGCCTGCCTCCAGTGTTTGGACAAGGAAAGCATTGTGGGAACCCTGGCGGGGCAGGGA from the Manis javanica isolate MJ-LG chromosome 11, MJ_LKY, whole genome shotgun sequence genome contains:
- the SLC35C1 gene encoding GDP-fucose transporter 1 isoform X1, with protein sequence MERTQEQATDDGARAGNWEKLALVAAWAPLKRSRILHMALMGTSDPSGEAEASKEKPFLLQALQITLVVSLYWVTSISMVFLNKYLLDSPSLQLDTPIFITFYQCLVTTVLCKGLSILASCCPGAVDFPTLRLDLRVACSILPLSVVFIGMITFNNLCLKYVGVAFYNVGRSLTTVFNVLLSYMLLKQTTSLYALLTCGFIIGGFWLGVDQEGAEGTLSWMGTFFGVLASLCVSLNAIYTKKVLPAVDGSIWRLTFYNNINACVLFLPLLLLLGELQALSDFPQLGSGHFWGMMTLGGLFGFAIGYVTGLQIKFTSPLTHNVSGTAKACAQTVLAVLYYEETKSFLWWTSNMMVLGGSSAYTWVRGWEMKKTQEEPSPKEDEKNSMGV